From Nguyenibacter vanlangensis, one genomic window encodes:
- the topB gene encoding DNA topoisomerase III → MTTLYIAEKPSLAREIAGALSEIHGQPERRGDGCITVGGDTVTWFFGHMFEQVQPGEYRPEWSKWSLASLPIVLRPDEWRLSVPDDKKKQAGIVERLARQAQTIVNAGDAGREGQLLVDEALNAWGIDPHGLNIRRLWSQTVTRRDLMAAIRNLLPNADKKGLYLAALVRQRADWQHGMTYSRLYTLLARQGGSDAMISVGRVQTPTLRIVVDRDNLRAGFKPVDHFIPEAAMAHAGGQFRAAFVIPDGMTGLDSEGRLVDRAVAEAVCARAKGQAGRVGSFSVADKSKAAPLPFSLSALQAECGSKLGLTAKETLEAAQSLYEKKLTSYPRSDSRHLPLSILSDETPGILDALAGVPDLSAGVVGVDRALKSAAWNDAKISDHYAIIPTGEFRADKLAGLSDTERAVFLLVARAFIAQFHPAYRYQSQVAVIQVGADTFRATGRRALADGWRAVMTSGDDDEEGEDMPAGALPTMQEGDAVQVGDVALSAKRTSPPPAFSDQRLIAAMASAHLFEPDPELRKKLKEGDGIGREATRADIIETLLKRGFLSRKGRTGLESTPLGRSVIAALPSHLTSLGLTARWEGAMEQVEGGGLTLDAVLDAQVTDITSRVDAARGSVVRVEGGKPAASKVKPLPGDGKACPECRKGAMRTKEITSKKDGKRYVLLSCSNYPECKHSEWPAKTGSGKKAA, encoded by the coding sequence ATGACGACCCTCTATATCGCCGAAAAGCCGTCACTCGCCCGCGAGATTGCCGGGGCGCTGTCTGAAATCCATGGTCAGCCGGAACGGCGTGGAGATGGCTGCATCACGGTCGGCGGCGACACGGTGACGTGGTTTTTCGGGCATATGTTCGAACAAGTCCAGCCCGGTGAATATCGCCCGGAATGGTCGAAATGGTCGCTGGCCAGCCTGCCCATTGTCCTGCGCCCGGACGAATGGCGGCTGTCGGTGCCGGACGATAAGAAGAAACAGGCCGGGATTGTCGAACGGTTGGCGCGGCAGGCACAGACAATCGTGAATGCCGGTGATGCGGGCCGGGAAGGTCAGTTGCTCGTGGACGAGGCCCTGAACGCCTGGGGCATCGACCCGCACGGACTAAACATCAGGCGGCTGTGGTCACAGACCGTCACCCGGCGCGACCTGATGGCCGCCATCCGCAACCTGCTGCCGAATGCCGACAAGAAGGGCTTGTATCTCGCGGCGCTGGTCAGACAGCGGGCCGACTGGCAGCACGGCATGACATATTCCCGGCTATACACGCTCCTGGCACGGCAGGGTGGTTCTGACGCCATGATTTCGGTCGGCAGGGTCCAGACGCCGACCTTGCGTATCGTGGTTGACCGCGACAATCTGCGGGCTGGTTTCAAGCCCGTTGACCATTTCATCCCGGAAGCCGCTATGGCGCATGCTGGCGGGCAGTTCCGGGCCGCGTTCGTCATCCCCGATGGCATGACGGGGCTGGATTCCGAAGGCAGGCTGGTTGACCGTGCCGTTGCCGAGGCCGTGTGCGCCAGGGCGAAAGGCCAGGCCGGGCGGGTGGGGTCGTTCTCCGTGGCGGACAAGAGCAAGGCGGCCCCGCTGCCATTCTCTCTGTCGGCGCTGCAAGCTGAATGCGGGTCGAAGCTGGGGCTGACCGCGAAGGAGACGTTGGAAGCTGCTCAGTCGTTATATGAGAAAAAGCTGACCAGCTATCCCCGGTCCGACTCCCGGCACCTGCCCCTGTCCATTCTGAGTGATGAGACTCCGGGCATTCTTGACGCCCTGGCCGGGGTGCCTGACCTGTCTGCCGGTGTCGTTGGAGTTGACCGGGCATTGAAGTCTGCGGCATGGAATGACGCGAAGATTTCCGACCATTACGCCATCATTCCAACGGGAGAGTTCAGGGCCGACAAGCTGGCCGGGCTGTCGGACACCGAACGGGCTGTGTTTCTGCTTGTTGCCCGCGCGTTCATTGCGCAGTTCCATCCCGCCTACCGCTACCAGTCTCAAGTCGCTGTGATTCAGGTCGGGGCAGACACATTCCGCGCCACGGGTCGCCGGGCGTTGGCCGATGGCTGGCGCGCGGTCATGACCAGCGGCGACGATGATGAGGAAGGCGAGGATATGCCTGCCGGGGCGCTCCCGACGATGCAGGAAGGCGATGCGGTCCAGGTCGGGGATGTTGCGTTGTCAGCGAAGCGCACAAGCCCGCCGCCTGCATTTTCGGACCAGCGGTTGATTGCGGCTATGGCGTCGGCCCATCTGTTCGAGCCTGACCCGGAATTGCGGAAGAAGCTAAAAGAAGGCGACGGTATCGGACGTGAAGCGACGCGGGCCGACATCATTGAAACCCTGTTGAAGCGTGGATTTCTGTCGAGGAAGGGAAGGACCGGGCTCGAATCAACCCCCCTTGGCCGGTCGGTCATCGCTGCCCTGCCGTCGCACCTGACCTCGCTGGGCCTGACGGCGCGATGGGAAGGCGCGATGGAACAGGTTGAAGGTGGCGGCTTGACGCTTGACGCGGTGCTTGATGCGCAGGTGACGGACATCACCAGTCGGGTTGATGCGGCGAGAGGTTCGGTCGTGCGGGTTGAGGGTGGCAAGCCTGCCGCAAGCAAGGTGAAGCCGTTGCCGGGGGATGGGAAAGCCTGCCCAGAGTGCCGCAAAGGCGCGATGCGGACGAAGGAAATCACGAGCAAGAAGGATGGGAAGAGATACGTCCTCCTGTCATGCTCGAACTATCCTGAATGTAAACACTCCGAATGGCCTGCGAAGACAGGGAGTGGCAAGAAGGCTGCATGA
- a CDS encoding metallophosphoesterase yields the protein MTTWFTSDLHFGHKNILKHCNRPFESVEQMDAVLITNWNARVRPTDDIWCLGDFCWKSPERYGARLKGRKHLIVGNHDGVSVQTWDGWTSVQHYAELKLDDRKLVLFHYPIAEWNGFYRDTIHLYGHVHGNRPFTGSSCDVGVDCWNFSPTSLTEILGVIGGKL from the coding sequence ATGACAACATGGTTCACTTCCGACCTTCATTTTGGTCACAAAAATATTCTGAAGCACTGTAATCGGCCATTTGAATCTGTCGAACAGATGGACGCCGTTCTCATTACGAATTGGAATGCGAGAGTCAGGCCAACGGACGATATATGGTGCTTAGGTGATTTCTGCTGGAAAAGTCCCGAACGCTATGGCGCGCGGCTGAAGGGCCGGAAACATCTGATTGTCGGAAACCACGACGGGGTATCTGTTCAGACGTGGGATGGTTGGACCAGCGTTCAGCACTATGCCGAATTAAAACTGGATGACCGAAAGCTGGTTCTTTTCCATTACCCGATAGCCGAATGGAATGGTTTCTATCGAGACACCATTCATCTGTATGGCCATGTGCATGGAAATAGACCCTTCACAGGCTCGTCGTGCGATGTGGGGGTCGATTGCTGGAACTTTTCACCCACTTCCTTAACTGAAATCTTGGGCGTCATCGGCGGAAAACTCTGA
- a CDS encoding recombinase family protein: MARYGYARVSTDEQTNEPQIIALRAEGVTDITMEKISGGTPARKRPVLSALLRRLRPDDSLVVAKIDRLGRDTVDVLSLIRSLHDKGINVRILNLGIETRGANGRLFLSILAAFAEFEREIIRERTKAGLVAARERGKVLGRPPALTPVQREHVRDLKAQGMSATRIAGILDVSRMTVWRTVQAI, from the coding sequence ATGGCACGATACGGATACGCCCGCGTTTCGACCGACGAGCAGACGAACGAACCGCAAATCATCGCCCTGCGCGCCGAGGGCGTCACGGATATTACCATGGAGAAGATTTCGGGCGGGACCCCAGCCAGGAAGCGGCCTGTCCTGTCGGCCCTGTTGCGTCGCCTCAGACCCGATGACAGTCTTGTCGTCGCTAAGATTGACCGCCTCGGTCGCGACACCGTGGACGTTCTCTCCCTCATCCGGAGCCTACACGACAAGGGAATCAACGTCAGGATTCTCAATCTCGGCATCGAGACGCGTGGAGCCAACGGGCGGCTGTTCCTGTCAATACTGGCGGCCTTCGCGGAGTTCGAGCGGGAGATTATCCGGGAGCGGACCAAGGCCGGTCTTGTCGCAGCGCGGGAGCGTGGCAAGGTCTTGGGCCGACCTCCCGCCCTAACGCCGGTTCAGCGCGAGCACGTGCGCGACCTCAAGGCGCAGGGGATGTCGGCGACCCGGATTGCCGGCATCTTGGACGTATCACGCATGACGGTCTGGCGGACGGTTCAGGCGATATAG
- a CDS encoding recombinase family protein — protein sequence MRYGYARVSTLKQSVGSQMPDLTAHGVEAENVFSDVGVSGSTNALDRPGFAAMVAMLNHGDEIVVTKIDRLGRSVADVLRTLDHLDSLGVEVLVIQLGGKISGPLGRLLRTVLAAVGEFERDLITERINAGLENARRHGTKSGKAIGRPRRSGRAVDLALRLVEQGHSHRDAAQIARISPSTLTRARQRDGIRAQVANGQIDLESAINRAKRAA from the coding sequence ATGCGCTACGGATACGCACGAGTCAGCACGTTGAAACAGTCAGTCGGCAGTCAGATGCCAGACCTCACCGCGCACGGTGTCGAGGCAGAGAATGTGTTCTCCGATGTCGGCGTATCAGGCTCCACCAACGCCCTGGACCGGCCCGGTTTTGCCGCCATGGTCGCAATGCTGAATCATGGCGATGAGATTGTTGTCACCAAAATCGACCGCTTGGGCAGGTCGGTGGCAGACGTTCTCCGGACGCTCGACCATCTTGATAGCCTCGGTGTTGAAGTTCTGGTCATTCAACTCGGCGGGAAAATATCCGGACCGCTGGGAAGGCTACTGCGTACAGTCCTGGCGGCAGTCGGGGAGTTTGAGCGAGACCTCATCACGGAGCGCATCAATGCTGGTCTTGAAAACGCCCGCAGGCATGGCACGAAGTCGGGCAAGGCCATCGGCAGGCCCAGGCGGTCAGGCCGAGCGGTTGACCTTGCCCTGCGCCTGGTCGAACAGGGACACAGCCATCGTGATGCCGCGCAGATTGCCAGAATCTCGCCGTCAACCCTCACCCGTGCCCGTCAGCGTGATGGAATCCGCGCCCAAGTTGCCAATGGACAGATTGACTTGGAATCGGCCATCAACAGGGCGAAGCGTGCAGCCTGA
- a CDS encoding abortive infection family protein: protein MPDIVSRACRSLFLDYLVEQSTLGDIQREFDAAGVPYVEPPQPSGGQRRTMVHGYYLGIDWATHEGVSKFLEVATFFMGREDTKRASFAQTMNWYLRPENNEHPLMRFLSALKPCGYEWREGRFIGLSADARLADTKTLATNLDLPHLGEHIRRIEASIEADPALAIGSAKEMVETVCKTILTKRSVPSGVTYSKDDDLNELGKKVFGVLRQLPDDIPDKAKGAKTIKTMLSNLRSVVQCTAELRNWYGNGHGREGDIKRGLSPRHARLVVGAASTLAWYLLETDRDME from the coding sequence ATGCCTGATATCGTCAGTCGCGCCTGTCGCAGCCTCTTCCTTGATTACCTCGTGGAACAAAGCACCCTGGGGGATATTCAGCGCGAGTTTGATGCCGCTGGCGTCCCGTATGTCGAACCGCCCCAGCCAAGTGGTGGTCAGCGCCGCACCATGGTTCACGGGTATTATCTCGGCATTGATTGGGCAACGCATGAAGGCGTCTCCAAATTCCTTGAAGTCGCGACCTTCTTCATGGGCCGAGAAGACACCAAGCGCGCCAGCTTTGCCCAGACGATGAACTGGTATCTGCGCCCTGAAAACAATGAGCATCCCTTGATGCGTTTCCTGAGTGCGTTGAAGCCATGCGGATACGAATGGAGAGAAGGCCGGTTCATCGGTCTCTCGGCTGATGCTCGCCTTGCCGATACGAAGACTCTGGCGACCAATCTGGACCTGCCCCATCTCGGGGAACACATCAGGCGCATTGAAGCGTCCATTGAAGCTGACCCTGCCCTGGCTATCGGGTCTGCCAAGGAAATGGTCGAAACGGTCTGCAAGACGATTCTGACGAAAAGGTCGGTACCATCAGGTGTGACCTATTCCAAGGACGACGACCTGAACGAATTGGGAAAGAAGGTCTTCGGTGTCCTTCGTCAGCTACCTGATGACATCCCCGACAAGGCCAAGGGGGCGAAGACCATTAAAACCATGCTTAGCAATCTCCGCAGTGTCGTCCAATGCACTGCCGAACTCCGGAACTGGTATGGCAATGGTCATGGTCGGGAAGGCGATATCAAGCGTGGCCTGTCCCCTCGTCATGCTCGGCTGGTGGTCGGCGCGGCATCAACCCTGGCGTGGTATCTGTTGGAAACCGACAGGGACATGGAGTGA
- a CDS encoding DUF5677 domain-containing protein — MSRLTFEEAAQSWFDHAARLVDLCYTALAEAEMKGTQKGLRDPRIVSAALLIRTISNVRATFALLEQALIVEARIMARSAVENLLWSAKLVQKGDEFVDQMIADELKSHDRRAKFIMSSLDSLPEPIAEMLQEVVGRLKTAPISPKGLVARTVAQDSVAGHAYLIYAQLSADAAHPSIDALRRYIEDDRKDGSITLNADSDVSHEEHLRTASYACMALTGVCVAFNQLSGPTAAGAEPLTRLADETLHLEVMSGLHSG; from the coding sequence ATGTCTCGCCTAACCTTTGAGGAAGCCGCGCAGTCCTGGTTCGACCATGCGGCTCGACTGGTGGACCTGTGCTATACCGCACTTGCAGAGGCGGAGATGAAAGGCACTCAGAAGGGTTTACGAGACCCTCGGATAGTCAGTGCGGCATTGCTCATCAGGACTATCAGTAACGTCCGGGCGACGTTTGCCCTGCTGGAACAGGCCCTAATCGTTGAGGCGAGAATCATGGCTCGCTCTGCTGTTGAGAACCTTCTGTGGTCTGCTAAGCTGGTTCAGAAGGGGGATGAATTTGTTGACCAGATGATAGCGGATGAACTGAAGAGTCACGACCGGCGGGCAAAGTTCATCATGTCTTCGCTGGATAGTCTGCCGGAGCCGATAGCCGAGATGCTCCAGGAGGTGGTTGGAAGGCTTAAGACGGCTCCGATATCCCCGAAGGGCCTTGTCGCGCGGACGGTTGCCCAGGATAGCGTCGCGGGGCACGCTTACCTCATCTACGCTCAACTTTCAGCAGATGCCGCACATCCTTCCATCGACGCTTTACGCAGATATATAGAGGATGACAGGAAGGACGGGAGCATTACCCTCAATGCTGATTCTGACGTGTCGCATGAGGAACACCTAAGAACGGCATCCTACGCCTGTATGGCTCTTACCGGGGTATGCGTGGCCTTCAATCAGCTTTCTGGCCCAACGGCAGCAGGAGCAGAGCCTTTGACCCGACTGGCCGATGAAACGTTGCACCTTGAGGTTATGAGTGGCCTTCATAGCGGGTGA
- a CDS encoding DEAD/DEAH box helicase, whose protein sequence is MQLSYDEGRRLWLAKTTYAEGWMPKEEGFHWSPSLYRWQTTNPEAAKELTYYSDCECDEAVRVRLDATLREVEAARERRRDESRATDATISVPCGDGMSWLPYQRAGISYALGHGRQNVLLADDMGLGKTAQAIGVINGDQAMRRILIVCPASLTRNWQREIGRFGNFGDRNLSVGFATSKAAPDDSILICTYDLFSRDNPVQQAIRNRPWDMLILDEAHYVKNHESKRTQRILGGGKAKVQGIDATRRLYLTGTPIMNRPIELWPLLHSLAPAQFPRLMAFAERYCNAHRTRFGWDMGGASNLDELQRVLRETVMVRRLKSDVLTDLPEKIRQVIELPADTTMTRRALEAERKAAGIASAARARLAQAKRLHTEAMDKAAAGDRERLARQYEEQIAALRQGVKVAFTEISKVRHETALAKVPMVIEAVKDAVEGSGKVILFAHHSDVVAALADGLNDLGVVSITGSTPPAQRQGIVDSFQADQNVRVFIGNIQAAGVGLTLTASSHVIFAELDWTPSGMSQAEDRAHRLGQRNAVLVQHIVLEQSLDLMLARKLIGKQRVIDAALNGQGSQTEAAAEADDEDGWLDDDPGQAIAA, encoded by the coding sequence ATGCAGCTTTCATATGACGAAGGCCGCCGTCTGTGGCTGGCGAAAACCACATATGCCGAGGGCTGGATGCCAAAGGAAGAGGGCTTCCATTGGTCCCCGAGCCTGTATCGGTGGCAGACGACAAACCCCGAGGCGGCGAAGGAATTAACATACTATAGCGATTGTGAATGCGATGAAGCGGTGCGGGTCCGCCTGGACGCCACACTTCGCGAGGTCGAAGCCGCGCGGGAGCGTCGGCGCGATGAAAGCCGCGCCACCGATGCCACGATTTCCGTGCCCTGCGGCGATGGCATGTCGTGGCTACCGTATCAGCGGGCAGGCATCTCGTACGCGCTTGGCCATGGGCGGCAAAATGTCCTGCTGGCGGACGATATGGGGCTTGGAAAGACGGCACAGGCTATCGGCGTCATCAATGGCGACCAGGCCATGCGCCGTATCCTCATCGTATGCCCCGCAAGCCTTACGCGGAACTGGCAACGGGAAATCGGACGCTTCGGCAACTTCGGGGACAGAAACCTTTCGGTCGGGTTCGCAACGTCGAAGGCCGCGCCGGACGATTCAATCCTCATCTGCACATATGACCTATTCAGCCGGGATAACCCCGTGCAGCAGGCAATCCGGAATCGGCCATGGGACATGCTGATTCTAGACGAGGCGCACTATGTGAAGAATCACGAATCCAAGCGCACGCAGCGCATTCTTGGTGGGGGAAAGGCCAAGGTTCAGGGCATCGACGCGACGCGACGCCTGTATCTAACCGGCACACCCATCATGAATAGGCCAATCGAATTATGGCCGTTGCTCCATTCGCTGGCTCCAGCGCAGTTCCCCAGGCTCATGGCCTTCGCCGAACGATATTGCAATGCGCACCGCACCCGGTTCGGCTGGGACATGGGCGGGGCGTCCAATCTGGATGAACTGCAACGGGTGTTGCGGGAAACCGTCATGGTTCGTCGCCTGAAATCGGACGTCCTGACTGACCTGCCGGAGAAAATCCGCCAGGTTATCGAACTGCCCGCCGATACGACCATGACCCGGCGCGCGCTTGAGGCGGAGCGGAAGGCGGCTGGAATTGCATCAGCGGCAAGGGCGCGGCTTGCCCAGGCGAAGCGGCTGCATACGGAGGCAATGGACAAGGCGGCGGCTGGCGACAGGGAGAGGCTGGCACGGCAATACGAGGAACAGATTGCCGCCTTGCGCCAGGGCGTGAAGGTGGCCTTTACGGAGATTTCGAAAGTCAGGCATGAAACGGCCCTGGCGAAGGTTCCGATGGTCATCGAAGCCGTCAAGGACGCCGTGGAGGGCAGCGGAAAGGTTATCCTGTTTGCCCATCATTCCGATGTCGTCGCTGCTCTGGCGGACGGCTTGAACGACCTCGGGGTGGTCAGCATCACTGGCAGCACGCCCCCGGCGCAGAGGCAGGGGATTGTTGACAGCTTCCAGGCAGACCAGAACGTGAGGGTATTCATCGGGAACATCCAGGCCGCTGGCGTAGGGCTAACCCTAACGGCGTCCAGCCACGTCATTTTTGCCGAATTGGACTGGACCCCATCAGGGATGTCCCAGGCCGAGGACCGGGCGCACAGGCTTGGGCAGCGAAATGCCGTGCTGGTCCAGCACATCGTGCTGGAGCAAAGCCTGGACCTGATGCTTGCGCGCAAGCTGATTGGCAAGCAGCGCGTCATTGATGCGGCGCTGAACGGTCAGGGCAGCCAAACTGAGGCAGCAGCAGAAGCCGACGATGAGGATGGCTGGCTTGACGACGACCCAGGGCAGGCGATTGCCGCATGA
- a CDS encoding helix-turn-helix domain-containing protein, translating to MLSAPQIQSEPITLTADEAARRIGVSAHMLWRFRSGNEGNEGPRYIRIGRRVLYRPADVDAWLAEMAVVRADALANNKKRGRPTKAEAAARRQQAEG from the coding sequence ATGCTGTCCGCGCCCCAAATTCAATCAGAACCTATTACGCTGACCGCCGATGAAGCTGCGCGCCGAATTGGTGTTAGCGCGCATATGCTATGGCGGTTCAGGTCTGGAAACGAAGGAAACGAAGGCCCCCGCTATATCCGCATCGGTCGGCGCGTGCTGTATCGCCCCGCCGATGTGGATGCATGGCTTGCAGAGATGGCGGTCGTGCGGGCTGATGCTCTCGCCAATAATAAGAAGCGTGGCCGTCCGACCAAGGCCGAAGCCGCTGCCCGTCGCCAGCAGGCGGAGGGCTAA
- a CDS encoding DUF6538 domain-containing protein — protein sequence MSTPYIHRRGRYPGWYLRVHVPADLRQFVGHHIVRGLGTSDRRRAAIRATETVSRLMSAFDDFRRQVWRRANEMMAAEGVVSDTDRTEILTAAVAEWVASSLHVAASQDVAAVNTLAPRVRAAILQIVDAGTAAADRAALVGQYLGDDPQAPAIPEGPAPLPISQPVPQPVPAQPPPAPRESSKPWPAFIEDFLAKKPGISEKTRKSYRAALGDLEKHMGAKEIRHVKLADLQRYIDHLETRPNARGGTLNRDSVVRQKSHLVTYFDWCMGREYLPEINLKRIQVRDRTEKEKNGTARRAFTESELVFIFRSPLFSGYESHESRSTPGACRDKISDYWFMLVMAMTGARHGELAYSPAALTKLGDVYCVNALHATKTRQSKRLIPVIPDLERTGFIDYARRMERNGGLLFPIPPHNGKVARDVPQAWSKRLNRYIDDIGLTGPDLVGYSFRHACRQMLRAGAIGDELMNKVFGHASGTVGSNYGKHLSAQEARLTYENVSFAADLSHLNR from the coding sequence GTGTCCACTCCCTACATCCATCGCCGGGGCCGCTATCCCGGCTGGTATCTCCGGGTTCATGTCCCCGCCGACTTGAGGCAGTTTGTCGGTCATCATATCGTCCGTGGCCTTGGCACGAGCGACCGCCGCCGCGCCGCAATTCGGGCCACGGAGACCGTCAGCCGCCTTATGTCAGCATTCGATGATTTCCGGCGTCAGGTATGGCGTCGGGCTAATGAGATGATGGCCGCCGAGGGTGTCGTCAGCGACACCGACCGGACCGAGATTCTGACTGCCGCCGTGGCCGAATGGGTGGCGAGCAGCCTGCACGTCGCCGCCAGTCAGGACGTGGCGGCGGTCAACACACTCGCCCCACGGGTTCGGGCGGCCATCTTGCAAATCGTGGACGCCGGGACCGCAGCGGCAGACAGGGCCGCCCTGGTCGGTCAGTATCTCGGGGATGACCCGCAGGCCCCAGCGATACCAGAAGGCCCGGCACCGCTGCCCATTTCCCAGCCTGTCCCGCAGCCAGTTCCGGCTCAGCCCCCGCCGGCTCCGCGCGAGTCATCAAAGCCGTGGCCAGCCTTCATCGAAGATTTCCTGGCGAAGAAGCCGGGCATCAGTGAGAAAACCCGGAAATCATACAGAGCGGCCCTTGGCGACCTTGAGAAGCACATGGGGGCCAAGGAAATCCGGCACGTTAAGCTGGCGGACCTGCAACGATACATCGACCACCTGGAAACACGCCCGAACGCCCGTGGCGGCACACTGAATCGGGATAGTGTCGTCAGGCAAAAAAGTCATTTAGTGACATATTTCGATTGGTGCATGGGTCGGGAGTATCTACCCGAAATCAATCTCAAGCGCATTCAAGTCCGCGACCGGACAGAGAAAGAAAAAAACGGGACGGCTCGGCGTGCGTTCACTGAATCCGAGCTTGTCTTCATTTTCAGGAGCCCTCTCTTCTCTGGCTACGAATCACACGAAAGCCGGTCAACACCCGGAGCCTGCCGAGACAAGATAAGCGACTACTGGTTCATGCTAGTGATGGCGATGACGGGGGCCAGGCACGGAGAGCTTGCTTACTCCCCGGCGGCCCTGACAAAGCTGGGGGACGTGTATTGCGTCAATGCTTTGCACGCGACGAAAACCCGACAGAGCAAGCGCCTCATTCCGGTCATCCCGGACTTGGAGAGGACCGGTTTCATCGATTACGCGAGGCGGATGGAGCGAAACGGGGGGCTTTTGTTCCCCATCCCGCCGCACAACGGCAAGGTTGCTAGAGATGTGCCGCAAGCGTGGTCCAAGCGATTGAACAGATATATTGACGATATCGGCCTGACCGGCCCGGATTTGGTCGGTTATTCATTTCGGCATGCCTGCCGTCAGATGCTTCGCGCAGGTGCCATCGGTGATGAACTGATGAACAAGGTTTTCGGCCACGCCAGCGGGACAGTCGGCAGCAATTACGGCAAGCACCTGTCCGCGCAAGAAGCACGGCTCACATATGAGAATGTGAGTTTTGCCGCAGACCTCTCGCATCTGAATCGTTGA